In the genome of Quercus robur chromosome 3, dhQueRobu3.1, whole genome shotgun sequence, one region contains:
- the LOC126719633 gene encoding uncharacterized mitochondrial protein AtMg00860-like, producing MTAIFHDMIHGEMEDHVDDIVVKSKTRTGHLQVLKQVFERHRKYKLRMNPMKCAFGVSVGKFLGFLVHHKGISVDPAKATAIATMKRPTTVRELKSFLGRVSYIRRFVLGLASITTGLSKLLKKGTKFTWGTEQQEAF from the coding sequence ATGACAGCTATCTTTCATGACATGATACATGGGGAGATGGAAGATCACgtagatgatattgtggtaAAATCAAAAACTAGAACAGGACACCTCCAGGTACTTAAGCAAGTTTTTGAAAGACACAGGAAGTACAAACTACGCATGAACCCCATGAAATGTGCCTTCGGGGTGTCTgttggaaagttccttgggtttctagtacatcacaaaggcataagtgtAGATCCAGCTAAGGCCACAGCCATCGCCACAATGAAAAGACCGACAACTGTGAGGGAGCTtaaaagcttcctgggaagggtctcctatattaggagatttgtTCTTGGATTAGCTTCAATTACGACGGGtttatccaaactgttgaaaaagggaaCTAAGTTCACTTGGGGAACGGAACAACAGGAGGCCTTCTAG